A genome region from Nocardioides cynanchi includes the following:
- a CDS encoding DUF3090 domain-containing protein: protein MPVIHEFDPPERFVAGTVGEPGARTFFLQARSGPRLVSVALEKQQVVVLAERVDELLDEVMAGGDNEVLIPAVAPVGLEDSAPLEQPIEEQFRAGTMTLSWDPTIQRVVIEVFPLTDTADDEPDDSEPEEVFLVRLEAGPARAFVRRSALVVEAGRPDCPFCGNPIDPEGHLCVRANGFRRRDPT, encoded by the coding sequence ATGCCGGTGATCCACGAGTTCGACCCACCCGAGCGGTTCGTCGCGGGGACCGTGGGCGAGCCCGGAGCGCGGACGTTCTTCCTCCAGGCGCGCTCCGGACCGCGTCTGGTCAGCGTCGCCCTGGAGAAGCAGCAGGTCGTCGTGCTGGCCGAGCGGGTCGACGAGCTCCTCGACGAGGTGATGGCCGGCGGCGACAACGAGGTCCTGATCCCCGCCGTCGCTCCCGTGGGCCTGGAGGACTCCGCGCCCCTGGAGCAGCCGATCGAGGAGCAGTTCCGGGCCGGGACGATGACGTTGTCCTGGGACCCGACCATCCAGCGGGTCGTGATCGAGGTGTTCCCCCTCACCGACACCGCCGACGACGAGCCGGACGACTCCGAGCCCGAGGAGGTCTTCCTGGTCCGGCTCGAGGCCGGCCCGGCCCGTGCGTTCGTACGCCGTTCCGCGCTGGTCGTGGAGGCCGGTCGGCCCGACTGTCCCTTCTGCGGCAACCCGATCGACCCGGAAGGTCACCTGTGCGTCCGCGCGAACGGCTTCCGCAGGCGCGACCCCACCTGA
- a CDS encoding MSMEG_4193 family putative phosphomutase, whose protein sequence is MATLILLRHGRTSANASGTLAGRTKGVHLDDLGRAQAERAAARLAAVPLADLVSSPLERCRETARPVVAAQTGAVRVHTDKGLTECDYGEWQGRPLKELARLALWRTVQAQPSAVTFPGGESMTQMQARAVDAVRRRDAAVAAEHGDGAVWLAVSHGDVIKSVLADALGMHLDLFQRIQVDPASISVIRYTDARPYVLASNTHEGDLSWLAPHGKKGRRKPAQGAEVGGGAGPASALA, encoded by the coding sequence ATGGCAACCCTGATCCTGCTCCGGCACGGGCGTACGTCGGCGAACGCCTCGGGCACGCTGGCCGGGCGGACCAAGGGGGTCCACCTCGACGACCTGGGTCGTGCCCAGGCCGAGCGGGCCGCCGCCCGGCTGGCCGCCGTCCCGCTCGCCGACCTGGTCAGCAGCCCGCTGGAGCGCTGTCGCGAGACCGCGCGGCCGGTCGTGGCCGCGCAGACCGGAGCCGTCCGGGTCCACACCGACAAGGGCCTGACGGAGTGTGACTACGGCGAGTGGCAGGGCCGCCCGCTCAAGGAGCTGGCCCGGCTCGCGCTCTGGAGGACCGTCCAGGCCCAGCCCTCGGCGGTCACCTTCCCCGGCGGCGAGTCGATGACCCAGATGCAGGCGCGCGCCGTGGACGCCGTACGCCGTCGCGACGCCGCCGTGGCGGCGGAGCACGGGGACGGCGCGGTGTGGCTCGCGGTGAGCCACGGTGACGTCATCAAGTCGGTGCTCGCCGACGCCCTGGGCATGCACCTCGACCTCTTCCAGCGGATCCAGGTCGACCCGGCGTCGATCTCGGTGATCCGCTACACCGACGCCCGCCCCTACGTCCTGGCCAGCAACACCCACGAGGGAGACCTGTCGTGGCTGGCTCCGCACGGCAAGAAGGGTCGGCGCAAGCCCGCCCAGGGCGCCGAGGTGGGCGGCGGCGCCGGACCTGCTTCGGCTCTTGCCTAA
- the corA gene encoding magnesium/cobalt transporter CorA, whose product MIVDSAVYRAGQRIVDDIPPSELGRLRKLACEPGDFVWVGLHEPSEAELATVEEEFGLHPLAVEDAFNAHQRPKLERYEDTLFLTLKSLWYVDADDAVETGEINMFVGSDFIITVRHGSGSELHTARRDLEARAKVLTHGPSAVVYAVCDRVVDAYLSVVASLEEDVDEVETSVFSTERTNDSARIYTLKREIAETRRAVLPLREPMRRFATGAVPGIAEESAPFFRDVSDHLTKVAETVDGLDALLSTAFDAHLAQISVQQNEDMRKISAGVGLVAAPTLIAGVYGMNFTHMPELSWLLGYPFALALMFLTSGGLWFFFKRSGWL is encoded by the coding sequence GTGATCGTCGACAGCGCCGTCTACCGCGCGGGCCAGCGGATCGTCGACGACATCCCGCCCAGTGAGCTCGGGCGCCTCCGCAAGCTGGCCTGCGAGCCCGGCGACTTCGTGTGGGTCGGCCTGCACGAGCCGAGCGAGGCCGAGCTGGCCACGGTCGAGGAGGAGTTCGGGCTGCACCCCCTCGCCGTCGAGGACGCGTTCAACGCCCACCAGCGACCCAAGCTCGAGCGCTACGAGGACACGCTCTTCCTGACCCTCAAGTCGCTCTGGTACGTCGACGCGGACGACGCCGTCGAGACCGGCGAGATCAACATGTTCGTCGGCAGCGACTTCATCATCACCGTGCGGCACGGGTCCGGGTCCGAGCTCCACACCGCCCGCCGCGACCTCGAGGCCCGGGCCAAGGTACTCACGCACGGGCCGTCCGCGGTGGTGTACGCCGTGTGCGACCGGGTCGTGGACGCCTACCTGTCGGTGGTGGCCTCGCTCGAGGAGGACGTCGACGAGGTGGAGACCTCGGTCTTCTCCACCGAGCGCACCAACGACTCGGCCCGGATCTACACGCTCAAGCGCGAGATCGCGGAGACCCGCCGCGCCGTACTCCCCCTGCGCGAGCCGATGCGGCGCTTCGCCACCGGCGCCGTACCCGGAATCGCGGAGGAGTCGGCGCCGTTCTTCCGGGACGTCTCCGACCACCTGACCAAGGTCGCCGAGACCGTCGACGGTCTCGACGCGCTGCTCTCGACCGCCTTCGACGCCCACCTCGCCCAGATCTCGGTGCAGCAGAACGAGGACATGCGCAAGATCTCCGCCGGCGTCGGCCTGGTCGCCGCGCCGACCCTGATCGCCGGGGTCTACGGCATGAACTTCACCCACATGCCGGAGCTCAGCTGGCTGCTGGGCTACCCGTTCGCGCTGGCCCTGATGTTCCTCACCTCGGGCGGTCTGTGGTTCTTCTTCAAGCGCTCCGGCTGGCTCTAG
- a CDS encoding undecaprenyl-diphosphate phosphatase, producing MNYLDAVILGIVEGLTEFLPVSSTGHLTIAEKMLGLTVDDPDVTGFTAVIQMGAIAAVILYFVRDIAQIVKAWGLGLVKPEWRGHRDFRMGWYVILGTIPVGIVGLLLKDVIKNDLRSLWVVAVALIAWSAVMWAAERSARQERGERQLNLTDALVVGIVQCVSLVPGVSRSGATISAGLFRGLDRVTATRLSFFLSIPALLAAGLFELKDALGGSISVGETVVGTVVAFVVAYATVAWLLRFVAHHPITWFVPYRVTLGVVLLALLAGNVISAT from the coding sequence ATGAACTACCTCGACGCCGTCATCCTCGGGATCGTGGAGGGGCTCACCGAGTTCCTGCCCGTCTCCAGCACCGGGCACCTGACCATTGCCGAGAAGATGCTCGGGCTCACCGTCGACGACCCCGACGTCACCGGCTTCACCGCGGTGATCCAGATGGGCGCGATCGCGGCGGTGATCCTCTACTTCGTCCGCGACATCGCGCAGATCGTGAAGGCCTGGGGCCTGGGCCTGGTCAAGCCCGAGTGGCGCGGGCACCGGGACTTCCGGATGGGGTGGTACGTCATCCTCGGCACGATCCCGGTCGGCATCGTCGGGCTCCTCCTCAAGGACGTGATCAAGAACGACCTGCGCAGCCTCTGGGTGGTGGCCGTGGCCCTGATCGCCTGGTCGGCGGTGATGTGGGCGGCCGAACGCTCGGCTCGCCAGGAGCGCGGAGAGAGGCAGCTCAACCTGACCGATGCTCTGGTGGTCGGGATCGTCCAGTGCGTGTCCCTGGTGCCCGGAGTCTCCCGCTCCGGGGCGACGATCTCGGCCGGTCTGTTCCGCGGCCTGGACCGCGTGACCGCGACCCGGCTGTCGTTCTTCCTGTCCATCCCGGCGCTGCTGGCGGCGGGCCTCTTCGAGCTCAAGGACGCGCTCGGCGGCTCGATCAGCGTCGGGGAGACCGTCGTCGGCACGGTCGTCGCCTTCGTGGTCGCCTACGCCACGGTGGCCTGGCTGCTGCGCTTCGTCGCCCACCACCCGATCACCTGGTTCGTGCCCTACCGGGTCACCCTGGGCGTCGTACTCCTCGCGCTCCTGGCCGGCAACGTCATCTCCGCCACCTGA
- a CDS encoding aldo/keto reductase: MEQRVVGATGLSVSRLGLGTMTWGRDTDEHEARDQLIAFAEAGGTLIDTAAGYGDGASEELVGRLIRDVVSRDEVVLATKAGISRRSGRRETYASRGRLLSELDASLRRLGVDHVDLWQVHTWVDGVPVEETLTALDLAVTSGRASYVGISNYTGWQTAQAATWQRAVPSRTVLASTQMEYSLLNRRIELDVVPAAQALGLGILPWSPLGGGVLTGKYRSGTPSDSRGASPFFAGFIDPYLDDRSSRVVEGVAKAAEGLGWSMTEVALAWVRDRPGVTAPILGARTAKQLIDSLGVEELTLPPEIVAALDDVSED; the protein is encoded by the coding sequence ATGGAACAGCGGGTGGTCGGAGCCACGGGCCTCTCGGTCTCGCGGCTCGGGCTGGGCACCATGACCTGGGGTCGGGACACCGACGAGCACGAGGCCCGCGACCAGCTGATCGCCTTCGCCGAGGCGGGCGGCACGCTGATCGACACCGCCGCCGGCTACGGCGACGGAGCCTCCGAGGAGCTCGTCGGCCGGCTGATCCGCGACGTGGTCTCGCGCGACGAGGTGGTGCTCGCGACCAAGGCCGGCATCTCCCGGCGCAGCGGGCGCCGCGAGACCTACGCCTCACGCGGGCGCCTGCTCAGCGAGCTCGACGCGTCCCTGCGCCGGCTCGGGGTCGACCACGTCGACCTCTGGCAGGTGCACACGTGGGTCGACGGTGTCCCCGTCGAGGAGACGCTGACCGCGCTCGACCTGGCGGTCACCTCCGGCAGGGCGTCGTACGTCGGGATCTCCAACTACACCGGATGGCAGACCGCCCAGGCCGCGACCTGGCAACGGGCGGTGCCGAGCCGCACGGTCCTCGCGTCGACCCAGATGGAGTACTCCCTGCTCAACCGGCGGATCGAGCTGGACGTCGTGCCGGCCGCCCAGGCGCTCGGGCTGGGGATCCTGCCGTGGTCGCCGCTGGGTGGCGGGGTGCTGACCGGCAAGTACCGCAGCGGTACGCCGTCGGACTCCCGGGGCGCGTCGCCCTTCTTCGCCGGCTTCATCGACCCCTACCTCGACGACCGCTCCAGCCGGGTCGTCGAGGGCGTGGCCAAGGCCGCCGAGGGGCTCGGGTGGTCGATGACCGAGGTGGCGCTCGCCTGGGTGCGTGACCGGCCGGGCGTCACCGCCCCGATCCTCGGCGCCCGCACCGCCAAGCAGCTGATCGACTCGCTCGGCGTCGAGGAGCTGACCCTGCCGCCGGAGATCGTCGCCGCACTCGACGACGTCTCGGAGGACTGA
- a CDS encoding DUF5703 family protein, whose product MEWEFEKLTIARDFSRNVVTRMLVERAEHGGWELDRVRISADGTRRVVLRRKIIRMRPTLY is encoded by the coding sequence GTGGAGTGGGAGTTCGAGAAGCTGACGATCGCGCGAGACTTCTCGCGCAACGTGGTGACCCGGATGCTGGTCGAGCGCGCCGAGCACGGCGGCTGGGAGCTCGACCGGGTCAGGATCTCTGCGGACGGCACCCGCCGCGTCGTCCTGCGCCGCAAGATCATCCGGATGCGGCCCACGCTGTACTGA
- a CDS encoding M20/M25/M40 family metallo-hydrolase, with amino-acid sequence MSQDQTDQPGGSSYDPSYDPAAEVVDLCRDLIRIDTSNYGDETGPGERKAAEHVAALLDEVGISSELFERDSGRTSVVAQWGGSAPGAGQERGGLLLHGHLDVVPAEPRDWQVDPFAGEIQDGCVWGRGAVDMKDFDAILLSVVRARARAGCVPDRPIVLCFTADEEAGGHHGAQVLVEDHADRLEHCTEAVGEVGGFSTTIRGRRLYLIEAAEKGMAWMRLTARGRAGHGSMINDDNAVTRLAAAVARIGTHEWPVRLTPTMETLLASVAELVGTEATPDNAEQLVEEFGPAARMMGAVIRNTANPTMTQAGYKVNVIPTEATAHVDGRFLPGYEDEFFDTIAELCGAGIERTFLSHQQPWETPYDGDLVAAMTRSLLAEDPGARVAPYLMSGGTDAKHFTKLGMRSYGFAPLRLPADLDFTALFHGVDERVPVDALEFGARVFDRFLEQV; translated from the coding sequence ATGTCCCAGGACCAGACCGATCAGCCGGGCGGGTCGTCGTACGACCCCTCGTACGACCCTGCCGCCGAGGTCGTCGACCTCTGTCGCGACCTGATCCGGATCGACACCAGCAACTACGGAGACGAGACGGGGCCGGGGGAGCGCAAGGCGGCCGAGCACGTCGCCGCGCTGCTCGACGAGGTGGGCATCTCGAGTGAGCTGTTCGAGCGCGACAGCGGTCGTACGTCGGTGGTAGCGCAGTGGGGTGGCTCGGCGCCCGGGGCGGGCCAGGAGCGCGGAGGCCTGCTGCTGCACGGCCACCTCGACGTCGTCCCGGCCGAGCCGCGGGACTGGCAGGTGGACCCGTTCGCGGGCGAGATCCAGGACGGGTGCGTCTGGGGGCGCGGCGCGGTCGACATGAAGGACTTCGACGCGATTCTGCTCTCCGTCGTCCGCGCCCGGGCCCGGGCCGGGTGCGTGCCCGACCGGCCGATCGTCCTGTGCTTCACCGCCGACGAGGAGGCCGGTGGTCACCACGGAGCACAGGTGCTGGTGGAGGACCACGCCGACCGGCTCGAGCACTGCACCGAAGCGGTCGGCGAGGTGGGTGGCTTCAGCACCACGATCCGCGGACGGCGTCTGTACCTGATCGAGGCCGCGGAGAAGGGGATGGCCTGGATGAGGCTGACCGCCCGCGGGCGGGCGGGCCACGGCTCGATGATCAACGACGACAACGCGGTGACCCGGCTGGCTGCCGCGGTCGCCCGGATCGGGACCCACGAGTGGCCGGTCCGGCTGACCCCGACGATGGAGACGCTGCTCGCGTCGGTGGCCGAGCTGGTCGGCACCGAGGCGACACCCGACAACGCCGAGCAGCTGGTGGAGGAGTTCGGCCCCGCCGCCCGGATGATGGGGGCGGTGATCCGCAACACCGCGAACCCGACCATGACCCAGGCCGGCTACAAGGTGAACGTGATCCCGACCGAGGCGACCGCCCACGTCGACGGCCGCTTCCTGCCGGGCTACGAGGACGAGTTCTTCGACACGATCGCGGAGCTGTGCGGCGCCGGGATCGAGCGGACGTTCCTCTCCCACCAGCAGCCCTGGGAGACGCCGTACGACGGAGACCTCGTTGCGGCGATGACCCGCAGCCTCCTGGCCGAGGATCCCGGCGCCCGGGTGGCGCCGTACCTCATGAGTGGCGGGACGGACGCCAAGCACTTCACCAAGCTCGGGATGCGCAGCTACGGCTTCGCGCCGCTGCGGCTTCCGGCGGACCTCGACTTCACCGCGCTCTTCCACGGCGTCGACGAACGGGTGCCGGTGGACGCGCTGGAGTTCGGGGCACGGGTCTTCGACAGGTTCCTCGAGCAGGTCTGA
- a CDS encoding GAF and ANTAR domain-containing protein, with protein sequence MTGSEDPRTSLAEMALAIHEEESVVETVELVLDFARSAVGCSQAGVVFVHAKGRIESVASTDLGVDALHAREMVLGDGPDLSIAPDHTSVVVHDTRRERRWPGWAAAAEECGLRSMIGVRLYTGQRTLGSLNLYDHRPDRFSAEDLQVAHVLARHAALALSRVQESANLRQAIDARKLIGQAQGILMERYDLDDARAFEVLRRYSQNANTKLRDVAQLIVDTRLLPGEASDL encoded by the coding sequence GTGACCGGGTCCGAGGATCCGCGCACCAGCCTGGCCGAGATGGCCTTGGCCATCCACGAGGAGGAGTCGGTCGTCGAGACGGTCGAGCTGGTGCTCGACTTCGCGCGCTCGGCGGTCGGCTGCAGCCAGGCAGGGGTCGTGTTCGTGCACGCCAAGGGTCGGATCGAGAGCGTGGCCAGCACCGACCTGGGGGTCGACGCGCTGCACGCCCGGGAGATGGTGCTGGGGGACGGCCCCGACCTCTCGATCGCGCCCGACCACACCAGCGTGGTGGTGCACGACACCCGCCGAGAGCGTCGCTGGCCCGGCTGGGCCGCGGCCGCGGAGGAGTGCGGGCTCCGCAGCATGATCGGGGTGCGGCTCTACACCGGCCAGCGCACCCTGGGCAGCCTCAACCTCTACGACCACCGGCCCGACCGCTTCTCGGCCGAGGACCTGCAAGTCGCGCACGTCCTGGCCCGTCATGCCGCACTGGCCCTGTCCCGCGTCCAAGAGTCTGCCAACCTCCGGCAGGCGATCGACGCGCGCAAGCTGATCGGCCAGGCTCAGGGCATCCTCATGGAGCGCTACGACCTCGACGACGCTCGGGCCTTCGAGGTGCTGCGCCGCTACTCGCAGAACGCCAACACGAAGCTGCGTGACGTGGCCCAACTGATCGTCGACACCCGGCTGCTCCCCGGCGAGGCGTCGGACCTGTGA
- a CDS encoding response regulator yields the protein MPSPAQPVRPRACVVDEHELVRGWIAERLEAMGVEVCSASATFRDGVTSILTHRPDLAVVDSRLPDGRGVDLCRAVSAAVPTTALVLHTGTTSPEEESEAQEAGVARVVLKSIQGDELVAAVAELLTRCRPGDATRLVRPGADRP from the coding sequence GTGCCGTCGCCCGCCCAGCCAGTCCGTCCTCGGGCCTGCGTCGTCGACGAGCACGAGCTGGTGCGTGGCTGGATCGCGGAGCGGCTGGAGGCCATGGGCGTCGAGGTCTGCTCGGCATCGGCCACCTTCAGAGACGGAGTCACCTCGATCCTCACGCACCGACCGGACCTGGCGGTGGTGGACAGCCGGCTCCCCGACGGACGTGGCGTCGACCTCTGCCGCGCGGTGTCGGCCGCCGTCCCGACGACGGCCCTGGTGCTCCACACCGGCACGACCAGCCCGGAGGAGGAGAGCGAGGCGCAGGAGGCCGGTGTGGCCCGGGTGGTGCTGAAGAGCATCCAGGGCGACGAGCTGGTGGCCGCCGTCGCGGAGCTCCTCACCCGCTGTCGCCCGGGCGACGCCACCCGCCTCGTGCGTCCGGGGGCGGACCGCCCGTGA
- a CDS encoding OmpA family protein, whose translation MIPESPGTRLLDALRAGDDKAVVAAVSQSTTVTAENMPWACRGPDEIETMLREARERFPGLTFESSARHVGFGIVIEEARVRDAAAEAEAGAAAAGDTAPQVGDGDGDGESGTPEQDTSLHPMWDAPAKTTHLGLSVWRDRVEPDEPATPLNMPVRLTVKHDDLQVHEVTLSFPAALLKRALGLHVDPFEMSLSEIQSAFIAPVGAGFTTHRLARPELALVTPPPAEAPAAAAPVEEPPRRRRRVLVPLLLALLALAAGGGWWVVQGSTGNDVASPPATSTTPTAPPTTPSASPSVQVSPTKEPSQPVRSRKPNVTLRSDLAFGFNSALLSGAAKGAIAQVADQVQKAHLHGTIYVDGYTDNIGSASYGRVLSQQRADAVAAYLRSRLGNAPVTVVPVGHGETHPIASNATTAGQKQNRRVTITLPKP comes from the coding sequence GTGATCCCAGAGAGCCCAGGCACCCGCCTGCTCGACGCACTGCGTGCGGGTGACGACAAGGCCGTGGTCGCCGCTGTCAGCCAGTCCACGACGGTGACGGCCGAGAACATGCCGTGGGCCTGCCGCGGTCCGGACGAGATCGAGACCATGCTCCGCGAGGCCCGCGAACGCTTCCCCGGGCTGACCTTCGAGTCGTCGGCGCGACACGTCGGCTTCGGGATCGTGATCGAGGAGGCCCGGGTCCGCGATGCGGCAGCCGAGGCCGAAGCGGGGGCCGCCGCAGCGGGAGACACCGCACCGCAAGTCGGGGACGGCGACGGCGACGGCGAGTCGGGCACGCCGGAGCAGGACACCTCGCTGCACCCGATGTGGGACGCCCCAGCCAAGACCACGCACCTCGGTCTGTCGGTCTGGCGCGACCGGGTCGAGCCGGACGAGCCCGCGACCCCGCTCAACATGCCCGTGCGGTTGACGGTCAAGCACGACGACCTCCAGGTCCACGAGGTGACGCTGAGCTTCCCGGCCGCTCTGCTGAAGCGAGCGCTCGGCCTGCACGTCGACCCGTTCGAGATGTCGCTGAGCGAGATCCAGTCGGCGTTCATCGCCCCGGTGGGCGCCGGCTTCACGACCCACCGGCTGGCGCGTCCCGAGCTCGCCCTGGTGACGCCGCCCCCGGCGGAGGCGCCGGCTGCCGCCGCTCCGGTCGAGGAGCCCCCGCGCCGGCGTCGTCGGGTCCTGGTTCCGCTGCTCCTCGCACTGCTCGCCCTCGCCGCCGGTGGTGGCTGGTGGGTCGTCCAGGGCTCCACCGGCAACGACGTCGCCTCGCCGCCGGCAACCTCGACGACCCCGACGGCCCCGCCGACGACCCCCTCTGCCTCGCCCTCGGTGCAGGTCAGCCCGACGAAGGAACCGTCCCAGCCGGTGCGCTCGCGCAAGCCCAACGTGACCTTGAGGTCCGACCTCGCCTTCGGGTTCAACAGTGCGCTGCTGTCCGGGGCGGCCAAGGGCGCCATCGCCCAGGTCGCCGACCAGGTGCAGAAGGCGCACCTGCACGGCACGATCTACGTCGACGGCTACACCGACAACATCGGCTCGGCGTCGTACGGCAGGGTGCTGTCGCAGCAGCGCGCCGACGCCGTCGCGGCCTACCTCCGTAGCCGCCTGGGCAACGCCCCGGTCACGGTGGTGCCCGTCGGCCACGGCGAGACGCACCCGATCGCCAGCAACGCGACCACGGCGGGGCAGAAGCAGAACCGACGCGTCACGATCACCCTGCCCAAGCCCTGA
- a CDS encoding LysR family substrate-binding domain-containing protein, translating to MREELRVGFVTGATPDKWARAWRERRRERLVLVPLTEAEQEDAVRRGEVDMALVRLPVETEGLHCVRLYDERQVAVAGLEHLISAADEVSLADLADEQLVLPHRSGWTPSAQQRPWPPMTEKDAVETVAAGTGVAVLPLSVARLFHRKDVVQREVTDLPPSTIALVWPRASDGEVTQAFVGVVKGRSPNSSRG from the coding sequence ATGCGCGAGGAGCTGCGGGTCGGGTTCGTGACCGGCGCGACCCCCGACAAGTGGGCGCGCGCCTGGCGCGAACGCCGTCGCGAGCGGCTGGTCCTGGTCCCCTTGACCGAGGCCGAGCAGGAGGACGCCGTACGCCGTGGCGAGGTCGACATGGCCCTGGTCCGCCTGCCGGTCGAGACCGAGGGACTGCACTGCGTCCGGTTGTACGACGAGCGGCAGGTGGCCGTGGCCGGGCTCGAGCACCTGATCTCGGCGGCCGACGAGGTCAGCCTGGCCGACCTCGCCGACGAGCAGCTGGTCCTCCCCCACCGGTCGGGCTGGACGCCCTCGGCGCAGCAGCGTCCGTGGCCACCCATGACCGAGAAGGACGCGGTCGAGACCGTGGCCGCGGGCACCGGGGTCGCCGTCCTGCCGCTCTCGGTGGCCCGGCTCTTCCACCGCAAGGACGTCGTCCAGCGTGAGGTCACCGACCTGCCTCCCAGCACCATCGCCCTGGTCTGGCCACGCGCGTCGGACGGAGAGGTCACCCAGGCCTTCGTCGGTGTCGTCAAGGGCCGCTCGCCGAACTCCTCCCGCGGCTGA